A region from the Triticum urartu cultivar G1812 chromosome 1, Tu2.1, whole genome shotgun sequence genome encodes:
- the LOC125532746 gene encoding cyclin-dependent kinase 14-like, translating to MPTAIRKRPAAGQEPRVHGGKKPRYAFGSISDYEKLEVLGEGTYGEVFKAHDRRTGKKVAVKWVRGNGAGGHGPPDIRGITREAGCLGTCRSHFSLVEIAISVWIA from the exons ATGCCAACGGCCATCCGCAAGCGCCCAGCGGCGGGACAAGAACCGCGCGTCCATGGCGGCAAGAAGCCCCGGTACGCGTTCGGTAGCATCTCCGACTACGAGAAGCTTGAGGTGCTTGGAGAAGGCACCTACGGCGAGGTGTTCAAGGCGCACGACCGCCGCACCGGCAAGAAGGTCGCCGTGAAGTGGGTCCGCGGCAACGGGGCCGGCGGACACGGCCCGCCCGACATCCGCGGGATCACCCGCGAGGCCGGCTGCCTCGGCACGTGCCg GTCTCATTTCTCCCTCGTGGAG ATAGCCATCTCTGTTTGGATAGCCTGA